In a genomic window of Phaeodactylum tricornutum CCAP 1055/1 chromosome 6, whole genome shotgun sequence:
- a CDS encoding predicted protein, which produces MPPSNRSPTTVEHTSAMLATAAPTTVIRSTSSGSGGNSSISYRKSNSNSRSRILTEANEGKVKTADSKPAPLEQAASSSASSTTASSSSSSPTQHWKHRSSPISVATSKTPPSPLLPHPSMTTPIPRWKHLQQKRLALCQQRVKLEQRLFEYSQDKNIVVSPSPPHSPTTAPSAAWTTKNKTPTPPPPVLASSSLLQPSLPDSKAAPLHSWTGAYCSGKPHGQGTLTYTNGQVFTGELCQGRRHGHGDNVWPTGQRYRGAWRRDSRDGRGTHSWPDGRTVTGPWKDGHLHGRVLFQWPDGTAYDGDCHQGKKHGRGIQSWFDGRVYAGQYVNGVEHGFGTLTEADGVSQYRGQFRDGSRDGYGIQSWPTKTYDGEWRHNVVDGRGKLSWTNGSNYTGQFRDGVYHGSGCYLDATAGTKFVGQWDHGRKHGHGRQTWSSGQSYTGNYRLGQRHGYGRMVYADGTVYAGGWSKSLRHGYGIRLSAKDVVLHCGLWERDLPLVSNKDSSIPRQTQDDLAILRELRKSFRGPVRSLDDGDLTHDRVVLSTDVEDDDYDDQQDFPNEAIDLPPVDENVAAC; this is translated from the coding sequence ATGCCTCCTTCGAATCGCAGTCCAACTACAGTCGAACATACCAGTGCCATGCTTGCTACGGCTGCCCCCACTACCGTCATCAGAAGTACTAGCAGTGGTAGTGGTGGGAATAGTAGTATTAGTTACAGGAAGAGTAACAGCAACAGTCGCAGTCGCATTCTCACCGAGGCCAACGAAGGCAAAGTGAAGACGGCTGATTCCAAACCAGCTCCTTTGGAACAAGCGGCGTCCTCGTCCGCGTCCTCCACGACagcatcgtcttcatcgtcgtcgccaacgcaACACTGGAAGCATCGCAGTTCTCCCATTTCCGTCGCGACGAGCAAGACCCCGCCGTCTCCACTGCTGCCGCATCCGTCCATGACCACCCCGATTCCCCGTTGGAAACATTTGCAACAAAAGCGTCTCGCGCTTTGTCAGCAGCGTGTCAAGCTGGAACAACGTCTTTTCGAATACTCACAGGACAAGAATATTGTTGTTTCGCCGAGTCCACCACATTCTCCGACGACGGCTCCATCCGCAGCTTGGACTACCAAAAACAAAACCCCGACTCCGCCTCCACCCGTTCTCGCGTCCTCATCGTTACTCCAACCGTCCTTGCCGGACTCCAAAGCTGCTCCACTCCATTCCTGGACGGGTGCGTACTGCTCCGGAAAACCCCACGGACAAGGCACGCTCACCTACACCAACGGACAAGTCTTCACGGGTGAACTTTGTCAAGGCCGTCGCCACGGACACGGCGACAACGTCTGGCCCACCGGACAGCGGTACCGTGGGGCCTGGCGACGCGACAGTCGGGACGGCCGGGGCACGCACTCCTGGCCCGACGGACGCACCGTCACCGGACCCTGGAAAGATGGACATTTACACGGACGGGTACTCTTCCAGTGGCCCGACGGAACCGCCTACGACGGAGACTGCCACCAGGGGAAGAAACACGGACGCGGCATACAAAGCTGGTTCGACGGACGCGTCTACGCCGGACAGTACGTCAACGGCGTGGAACACGGATTCGGGACCCTCACCGAAGCCGACGGCGTATCGCAGTATCGGGGACAGTTCCGGGATGGATCCCGGGACGGCTACGGCATTCAAAGTTGGCCCACCAAAACGTACGACGGCGAATGGCGACACAACGTCGTGGACGGACGGGGGAAGTTGTCCTGGACGAACGGATCGAACTACACCGGACAATTCCGAGACGGGGTGTACCATGGATCGGGCTGTTACCTGGACGCCACGGCCGGGACCAAGTTCGTGGGTCAATGGGACCACGGACGCAAACACGGACACGGACGCCAAACCTGGTCGTCCGGACAGTCCTACACGGGCAACTACCGCTTGGGACAACGACACGGCTACGGACGTATGGTGTACGCGGACGGTACCGTCTACGCCGGGGGATGGTCCAAGAGTCTCCGGCACGGATATGGAATCCGCCTGTCCGCGAAAGACGTCGTTCTGCATTGTGGTTTGTGGGAACGGGACTTGCCTTTGGTGTCGAACAAGGATAGTAGTATCCCACGTCAGACCCAAGATGATCTAGCCATACTCCGTGAGCTTCGGAAATCATTCCGTGGCCCCGTCCGGTCCCTAGACGATGGGGATTTGACCCACGATCGAGTTGTACTATCAACAGACGTAGAGGATGACGACTACGACGACCAACAAGATTTTCCGAACGAGGCCATTGACCTACCACCGGTCGACGAGAACGTGGCGGCGTGTTGA
- a CDS encoding predicted protein: protein MTSAIGSAILSIKPLPPGPMPTLDPFLFCVYHKDQYPPGNANMEAPRMGDGSDFDPKAAYRMYHGETVPGFPQHPHRGFETITATIDGIIDHADSVGNAGRYGMGDVQWMTAGKGCVHSEMFPLIEQNRDNPMRFFQIWLNLPSRNKMVDPGFAMFWADSVPKYISDDEKSSVTVWAGSYFGVKSNNPPPSASWASDPRNDVAVLHMTLQPGGKLTLPVARGGPEINRSLFYIEGDSNAVKVDGREIAQQVVIHVKADRDLQLEISESAKTPGQFLMLQGRPINEPVAQHGPFVMNSRAEIQQAFEDYQRTQFGGWPWPRDDMVFAKEKSRFAKLNGTETFPADATCSLRNN, encoded by the coding sequence ATGACGTCTGCTATTGGAAGTGCCATTCTCAGTATTAAGCCTTTACCTCCAGGCCCGATGCCGACCCTGGATCCCTTCTTGTTCTGCGTCTACCACAAGGATCAATACCCACCAGGCAATGCAAACATGGAGGCGCCGCGGATGGGCGACGGCTCTGACTTTGATCCAAAGGCCGCGTATCGTATGTACCACGGTGAAACTGTGCCGGGATTTCCGCAGCATCCGCATCGCGGCTTTGAAACTATCACGGCCACGATCGACGGCATTATCGACCACGCCGACAGCGTGGGCAACGCGGGACGATACGGTATGGGTGATGTCCAATGGATGACGGCGGGGAAAGGATGTGTCCACTCGGAAATGTTCCCCTTGATTGAACAAAACCGTGACAATCCGATGagatttttccaaatttggCTTAATTTACCGTCTCGAAACAAAATGGTAGATCCCGGCTTTGCCATGTTTTGGGCCGACAGTGTTCCTAAGTACATCTCCGACGATGAAAAAAGCTCCGTCACGGTATGGGCTGGTAGCTACTTTGGCGTCAAATCCAACAACCCACCTCCGAGCGCAAGCTGGGCCAGCGATCCGCGGAACGATGTGGCCGTGTTGCATATGACTCTGCAACCGGGTGGCAAACTTACTCTACCTGTCGCTCGAGGCGGTCCAGAAATTAATCGGAGTCTATTCTACATTGAAGGGGATTCGAACGCAGTCAAGGTGGATGGCCGAGAAATCGCTCAACAGGTCGTTATCCATGTCAAGGCCGACCGTGACCTTCAACTGGAAATATCCGAGTCGGCTAAGACTCCAGGACAATTTCTGATGTTGCAAGGACGACCCATCAATGAGCCTGTAGCGCAGCATGGTCCATTCGTTATGAATTCGCGTGCCGAAATTCAACAAGCTTTCGAAGACTATCAAAGAACGCAGTTTGGAGGATGGCCGTGGCCACGAGATGATATGGTATTTGCTAAAGAGAAGTCACGATTCGCCAAGCTCAATGGAACGGAAACGTTTCCAGCAGACGCGACATGCTCGCTCCGCAACAATTGA
- a CDS encoding predicted protein has protein sequence MFSNFTMTPVPTDLPQLTSAVHGRKRKSSPKVDDGSSTVPMFLKKTYTMIDTCDSSVSAWSHDGLTFVVKDTERFATDVIPEFFKHNNFSSFVRQLNFYGFRKIKSDPLRLKDVESSEESRYWKFRHEFFQRGRPDLLVEIRKSNQQESVDKQEVDSLKCEVSTLRSRLSNMSRDMEKLTNVVSSLVKTQQLNEMESACKKQKLLHDEPEYVSSAFNGQPDTATSSAAAAYEAAFLDELAMDPDLDGFGPGSVQKGVAADVNAINMKDDELLATIFALDANDQVNLLESTSPHMASFHSVGNHYHGEAAGSASSVDSHLVKKLHSALSSMPYDMQALFVDRMVASIAHPDQVQQQAEAMTSLAKSAAEEAQRRLLAAGRSPTDPKSVPLASAVLGAYLSRFGVPTDIPVERWGEAHTISPLNSRPMVEL, from the exons ATGTTTTCAAATTTCACCATGACGCCTGTACCCACCGACTTACCTCAGCTGACTTCAGCTGTTCATGGAAGGAAGAGAAAGAGTTCTCCCAAGGTCGACGACGGATCGTCCACCGTTCCAATGTTTTTGAAG AAAACTTACACCATGATCGACACGTGTGACTCTTCTGTTTCTGCATG GAGCCATGATGGACTCACTTTTGTTGTGAAAGATACCGAACGGTTCGCCACCGACGTCATCCCCGAGTTCTTCAAGCACAACAACTTCTCGTCCTTTGTCCGCCAGCTTAACTTCTATGGCTTTCGCAAGATCAAGTCGGATCCGCTTCGTTTGAAAGACGTGGAGAGTAGTGAGGAGTCCAGGTACTGGAAGTTCCGTCACGAGTTTTTCCAACGGGGCCGCCCCGACCTGCTTGTTGAGATCCGGAAATCCAACCAGCAGGAGTCGGTCGATAAGCAGGAAGTTGATTCCCTCAAGTGCGAAGTCTCTACGTTAAGGAGCCGTCTCAGCAACATGTCCCGCGATATGGAGAAGCTCACCAACGTTGTTAGCAGTCTCGTGAAGACACAGCAACTAAACGAGATGGAGTCGGCCTGCAAGAAGCAGAAGCTTTTACACGATGAGCCTGAGTATGTATCTTCAGCCTTCAATGGCCAGCCGGATACAGCGACTTCGTCAGCAGCTGCGGCTTACGAGGCTGCCTTCTTGGACGAGCTCGCTATGGACCCTGACCTTGATGGGTTTGGGCCTGGTTCCGTTCAGAAAGGTGTGGCGGCGGACGTCAATGCTATTAACATGAAGGACGACGAGTTACTGGCAACGATTTTCGCGCTGGACGCGAACGATCAAGTCAACCTGCTTGAATCCACAAGTCCGCACATGGCCTCCTTCCATAGTGTAGGAAACCATTACCATGGAGAGGCTGCTGGATCAGCATCAAGTGTCGACTCGCATCTTGTGAAAAAGCTGCACTCGGCCTTGTCCAGCATGCCGTACGATATGCAGGCGCTTTTTGTGGACCGCATGGTTGCGAGCATTGCTCACCCGGATCAGGTGCAGCAGCAAGCGGAGGCCATGACTTCTCTGGCCAAGAGTGCAGCCGAAGAGGCGCAGCGTCGTTTGCTGGCAGCAGGTCGGAGTCCTACGGATCCGAAGAGCGTCCCTTTGGCCTCTGCGGTGCTCGGGGCGTACCTTTCTCGATTCGGAGTTCCAACGGATATTCCGGTTGAGCGTTGGGGAGAGGCCCACACCATTTCACCTTTGAATTCCCGACCGATGGTGGAGCTTTGA
- a CDS encoding predicted protein, which translates to MIAPTEPDQQSSNPERDVWTHVRHSLCDECRPRLSTNKCPREDPSTLSPANRLAPATIQSPCPVCLGLSSPEFANQLEASVRQALKPYGSPCENRFSQETDQPTLILPGDLLYRYGALQRWWNPVLSGNNNNDSILALGQTFKTRARALVSNCVQGLVQSNSTSGSHYPQYVQDEEQGYLSVYVIAVPHSTLHRPTHLFSGGGTSKRRRHHRHLDVSETQQGGDPRKSLEERMKKQGITVWSLNQAFNSNLDLISEEADRSILEQTKAMSEHASGFDFHVAVWRRPFYLRGLYTKLRRDVSQTPFFVVDEGKRRKLGVTSVEEQIVPVVSRYSGGISCHNKDPSLPENVVFGMCKFHASGREDMDVRMLLPEANASDTSNRLASGRPFVCEVIDALRLPSVTDLLRIVDNVNKTTSVNENMTLPRCYGRNDMTSISRDFSFAPASSFKNLQAETEDKVKFYGCLCWSATPLPKEDEDLKKLLGTFPLQLKQRTPIRVLHRRSNMIRVRHVLSAQAHRIDDHYFRLHISTDAGTYVKEFVHGDLGRTVPSVSALLKCKTDILELDCEGIQTS; encoded by the exons ATGATCGCCCCAACGGAGCCCGACCAGCAGTCGTCGAATCCTGAGAGGGACGTTTGGACGCACGTACGGCACTCACTCTGCGACGAGTGTCGCCCAAGGCTATCCACCAACAAATGTCCTCGGGAGGACCCATCCACACTCTCCCCGGCCAATCGTCTGGCACCCGCAACGATCCAATCTCCTTGTCCCGTGTGCCTCGGCCTTTCCTCCCCCGAGTTTGCGAACCAGCTAGAGGCATCGGTGCGACAAGCGTTGAAGCCGTACGGATCACCGTGCGAGAACCGCTTCAGCCAAGAGACGGACCAACCCACCCTCATCCTGCCCGGGGATTTACTGTATCGCTACGGAGCATTGCAACGTTGGTGGAATCCCGTATTgtccggcaacaacaacaatgactCGATTCTCGCACTGGGACAGACTTTCAAAACGCGAGCCCGGGCACTCGTATCCAACTGCGTTCAAGGCCTGGTACAATCGAATTCAACATCGGGTTCCCACTACCCACAATATGTACAGGACGAGGAACAGGGCTACTTGAGTGTGTATGTCATTGCCGTTCCCCATTCCACATTGCATCGACCTACCCATTTGTTTTCCGGTGGTGGTACCAGCAAACGACGTAGGCACCATCGCCATCTGGACGTTTCCGAAACACAACAAGGAGGCGATCCGCGAAAAAGTCTCGAAGAAAGAATGAAAAAGCAGGGAATTACCGTTTGGTCCTTGAATCAGGCATTCAACAGCAATTTAGACTTAATTTCCGAGGAAGCCGATCGAAGTATCCTCGAACAGACGAAAGCAATGTCCGAGCACGCCTCTGGCTTTGACTTTCACGTGGCCGTTTGGCGACGACCATTTTACTTGCGTGGACTCTACACCAAGTTGCGTCGGGATGTTTCCCAAACGCCGTTCTTCGTCGTGGATGAGGGGAAGCGACGGAAATTGGGAGTGACATCGGTCGAGGAGCAAATCGTGCCGGTTGTCTCACGGTACAGCGGGGGAATATCGTGTCACAATAAGGATCCTTCCCTACCCGAAAACGTCGTCTTTGGTATGTGTAAATTTCATGCTTCGGGGCGGGAGGATATGGATGTCCGAATGCTACTTCCGGAGGCTAATGCTTCGGACACCTCTAACCGGCTCGCTTCGGGGCGCCCTTTTGTCTGCGAAGTAATTGACGCGTTGCGACTGCCCAGCGTGACGGACCTACTGCGCATAGTCGACAACGTCAACAAAACCACAAGTGTTAACGAGAATATGACTCTTCCTCGATGCTACGGCCGCAATGACATGACCTCGATCTCTCGCGATTTCTCTTTCGCTCCCGCATCCTCGTTTAAAAATTTGCAGGCCGAGACGGAAGACAAAGTAAAGTTCTATGGCTGCCTATGTTGGAGCGCCACCCCATTACCaaaagaagacgaggatcTCAAGAAGCTTTTGGGGACATTCCCGCTACAACTCAAGCAACGTACCCCCATCCGTGTTTTGCATCGCCGTTCCAACATGATTCGCGTCCGTCATGTTCTTTCCGCCCAGGCTCATCGAATCGACGACCACTATTTTCGACTTCATATAAGTACGGATGCCGGTACAT ACGTGAAGGAGTTTGTGCACGGCGACCTTGGCCGAACAGTCCCGTCAGTATCAGCGCTTTTGAAATGCAAGACAGATATTTTGGAACTGGATTGCGAGGGCATTCAAACATCGTAA
- a CDS encoding predicted protein codes for MHLPSTRLSVLLLFAILGDTITSGLVPWRSNLQRRPTVADPWVPHSPVSRTTPLGSSRQPRRNLQKRRRRGQSSSSESSSGNTKADDDDQFWNQAEFRPLLADRQKEQGEDYWMDEEEFARERERKAAMRAREPGQVSDEKLWGEVLSPYKQNWIGFFTVFIIVLVTIVTQFPELLNYPVISIPDL; via the coding sequence ATGCACTTACCGTCCACCCGCCTTTCCGTGCTGCTCTTATTCGCGATTCTAGGGGACACAATCACGTCGGGATTGGTCCCTTGGCGGAGCAACCTCCAACGCCGTCCGACGGTGGCCGATCCGTGGGTTCCGCATTCGCCCGTTTCCCGAACCACCCCCCTCGGGAGCAGTCGCCAACCCCGTCGCAATTTGCAaaaacgccgacgccgcggacaatcctcgtcgtccgaatCGTCGTCGGGCAATACGAAagcagacgacgacgaccaatTCTGGAATCAAGCCGAATTTCGTCCGCTCTTGGCGGATCGTCAGAAGGAACAGGGCGAGGACTACTGgatggacgaggaagaattCGCGCGGGAGCGGGAACGGAAGGCGGCGATGCGTGCTCGGGAACCGGGGCAAGTGTCCGACGAAAAACTCTGGGGGGAGGTACTGTCGCCCTACAAACAGAACTGGATCGGATTCTTTACCGTTTTTATCATTGTGCTGGTGACGATTGTCACGCAGTTTCCGGAACTTTTGAATTATCCGGTAATATCCATTCCGGATCTGTAA
- a CDS encoding predicted protein: MVGFQETTKKKRFSCGCNPATWSAGSVGMVRNYSLALASIMVLAISWTSMQESWQLRSSLDPPSLLPLSADRPMPIEDKRTCLLDHPASEYLQTLTKVMVGTPLGGSYHNNHRQIGQTPFPFEERLRAVGEDWPPFGYTMIGKARMQNFRNAIEEVNQNGIPGAIVELGVWRGGAMIMASALGKESGRIRDLYLFDTFAPIGTYGSKELTQYLAVPEDEVRESFRYFDLDGPFVHLEKGLFKDTLPAWKEKDIQIFVLRIDGNFYDSYQDAMYYLYEKVPVGGLVIFDDVLTHKNVMRFWQDFKNEQKLPEDLNHIDNDATWFRKEKATKIEWKHFRSPQDANKV, encoded by the exons ATGGTCGGCTTCCAGGAAACAACCAAGAAAAAGCGTTTTTCCTGCGGTTGCAATCCGGCGACCTGGAGCGCGGGCAGTGTCGGGATGGTGCGCAACTATAGTTTGGCGTTGGCCAGCATCATGGTCTTGGCCATCTCGTGGACGTCTATGCAAGAGTCGTGGCAGCTGCGATCTTCCTTGGATCCACCATCATTGCTGCCATTGTCGGCAGACCGA CCCATGCCAATTGAAGACAAACGCACGTGCCTCCTCGATCATCCTGCGTCGGAGTACCTCCAGACCTTGACCAAGGTCATGGTGGGGACCCCCCTCGGCGGATCGTACCATAACAATCACCGACAAATTGGCCAAACTCCGTTTCCGTTCGAAGAAAGATTGCGTGCCGTTGGAGAGGACTGGCCTCCATTTGGTTATACGATGATTGGTAAGGCACGCATGCAAAATTTCCGGAACGCCATTGAAGAAGTCAATCAAAACGGTATTCCCGGCGCGATCGTGGAGCTGGGGGTTTGGCGCGGCGGCGCCATGATCATGGCATCGGCCCTGGGAAAAGAATCGGGACGTATCCGGGACTTGTATTTATTCGATACCTTTGCGCCGATTGGTACGTACGGCAGTAAGGAGTTGACTCAATACTTGGCAGTACCCGAAGACGAAGTCCGCGAGTCGTTTCGTTATTTTGATCTGGACGGGCCGTTTGTGCACCTTGAAAAGGGCTTGTTCAAAGACACTTTACCAGCgtggaaagaaaaagataTTCAAATTTTTGTTCTGCGTATCGACGGTAACTTCTACGATTCATACCAGGATGCCATGTATTACTTGTACGAAAAGGTGCCAGTTGGAGGTCTCGTTATCTTTGACGACGTACTGACACACAAAAATGTGATGCGGTTCTGGCAGGATTTTAAGAATGAGCAGAAGCTACCCGAAGATTTGAACCATATCGACAATGATGCAACCTGGTTTCGCAAAGAGAAAGCCACGAAGATTGAATGGAAGCACTTTCGATCTCCACAGGACGCCAATAAAGTGTAG
- a CDS encoding nad-dependent epimerase/dehydratase (Precise function unknown. A member of a family of related epimerases and dehydratases using bound NAD+ as co-factor.), with protein MNISKQLPQDIDIPSSTSATDSETESISTGSYSWETTDIVEPHVGYKKVLVTGGAGFIGSHVADVLLERGDDVVIIDEMNDYYSLDIKQSNLKLLQSKYGNDRLKIYFGDVCDEELVTNIFETEHPTWVCHMAARAGVRPSIQDPYVYIHSNIKGTTRLMELSAKYGVQNFVFASSSSVYGGSKSTFFSEDEVVDNPVSPYAASKKACELLAYTYHHLYNLNTTGLRFFTVYGPRGRPDMAPFKFIDRVSRGVEIQQFGDGSSSRDYTYISDIVDGVVRAIDRPYRYQIFNLGKGSGTSLREFIDLVQKHVGQKAKIKILPDQPGDVPYTCADVSKAARLLGYESEVSFEDGIRLTAEWYKDAYAHRQLQVCPETQANGLGRAPSMVQLFEGVSAST; from the coding sequence ATGAATATTTCCAAGCAGCTTCCACAGGACATCGACATCCCTTCTTCCACTTCCGCAACCGACAGTGAGACGGAGTCAATCTCGACGGGCTCTTACTCCTGGGAAACTACCGACATTGTGGAACCCCACGTCGGATACAAGAAGGTCTTGGTCACGGGAGGAGCCGGTTTTATCGGCAGTCACGTTGCCGATGTGCTGTTGGAGCGCGGTGATGATGTGGTTATTATCGACGAGATGAACGACTATTACAGCCTCGATATTAAACAAAGCAACTTGAAACTGTTACAGAGCAAGTACGGCAATGATCGTCTGAAAATCTACTTTGGCGACGTTTGCGACGAAGAGTTGGTCACAAACATTTTCGAAACCGAGCATCCTACGTGGGTCTGCCACATGGCGGCACGCGCTGGTGTCCGTCCGTCAATTCAAGATCCCTACGTCTACATTCACTCCAATATCAAAGGAACAACGCGGCTGATGGAGTTATCGGCCAAATATGGCGTTCAGAACTTTGTCTTCGCCAGTTCATCTTCTGTGTACGGAGGTTCCAAGTCAACCTtcttttccgaagacgaagtGGTGGACAATCCCGTTTCACCTTACGCCGCCAGTAAAAAAGCCTGCGAGCTGTTGGCGTACACGTACCATCACTTGTACAATCTCAACACGACTGGCTTGCGATTCTTCACCGTCTATGGCCCCCGCGGTCGACCGGACATGGCGCCCTTCAAATTTATTGATCGAGTCAGTCGTGGCGTTGAAATTCAACAATTTGGTGACGGTTCGTCTTCTCGTGACTACACTTACATATCCGATATTGTCGACGGCGTGGTACGGGCAATCGACCGACCTTACCGGTATCAAATATTCAATCTTGGTAAAGGCAGCGGCACATCTCTCCGGGAATTTATTGATCTGGTGCAAAAGCACGTGGGCCAGAAAGCCAAGATTAAGATTCTCCCCGATCAACCAGGTGACGTACCATACACGTGTGCGGATGTCAGCAAGGCAGCTCGGTTGCTTGGCTACGAGAGCGAAGTATCTTTTGAGGATGGTATACGGCTTACGGCTGAGTGGTACAAGGATGCGTACGCACACCGCCAGCTTCAGGTGTGTCCCGAAACGCAGGCCAACGGGTTGGGTCGGGCACCGAGTATGGTGCAATTGTTTGAAGGCGTCAGTGCTTCTACATGA
- a CDS encoding predicted protein, which yields MAIMSTHPKDFERVRDLSHDLKLHQPDDLKIVPCFGVHPWWVSELTQEDWQEDSARDALPRWLVEVEDMLVTYPHSIVGEIGLDGFHFDRATGGLKAPMAKQVEVFRLQMELAAKHQRPVSIHTVQCFGVLMDTLSIIKKSTVKLPPKMYFHAFGGKQGTIDQLLALCGREPGKVYFGFAPVINFRSPKTADVVRKVGLDRLVLESDHEDAQFVPKSIEDCVDFLASSLDVGEEEVIQQTTRNAFSFYGLD from the exons ATGGCCATCATGTCGACTCATCCCAAAGATTTTGAACGGGTTCGGGATCTTTCACATGATTTGAAGTTACACCAACCCGACGATTTGAAAATTGTGCCCTGTTTCGGCGTTCACCCGTGGTGGGTGTCAGAATTGACGCAAGAGGATTGGCAAGAAGACTCCGCTCGTGATGCACTACCACGATGGCTAGTGGAGGTAGAAGACATGCTAGTCACTTACCCGCATTCAATCGTGGGTGAAATCGGACTGGATGGCTTTCATTTTGATAGGGCGACAGGAGGGTTGAAGGCACCTATGGCAAAGCAAGTCGAAGTTTTTCGTTTACAAATGGAACTCGCCGCCAAGCATCAGCGACCCGTGAGTATCCATACTGTGCAATGCTTTGGAGTACTTATGGATACTTTGTCGATTATAAAAAAATCCACGGTAAAGCTCCCACCGAAAATGTATTTTCATGCGTTTGGAGGAAAGCAAGGCACGATTGATCAGCTGTTGGCTCTTTGTGGGAGAGAACCGGGAAAGGTCTACTTTGGCTTTGCCCCAGTCATCA ATTTCCGATCGCCAAAAACGGCCGATGTTGTACGGAAGGTTGGCCTTGACCGTTTAGTGCTGGAGTCTGACCATGAGGATGCTCAGTTCGTGCCCAAAAGCATTGAAGACTGCGTCGACTTCTTAGCTAGCTCACTGGACGTCGGAGAGGAGGAAGTTATTCAGCAGACAACACGGAACGCGTTTTCCTTTTATGGTTTGGATTAA
- a CDS encoding predicted protein, whose protein sequence is MDDAKSTDDDESAWTAFDILQTVALFGATGLAEIGGGWLVWKAVRDSSKPWWWAVVGSAVLIIYGFLPTLQTIDSFGRIYAVYGGFFIILSFLAGWLLDGDRPDKGDWIGGTVALVGVSLVLFWPR, encoded by the coding sequence ATGGACGACGCCAAGTcgacggacgacgacgagtccgCGTGGACGGCGTTCGACATACTCCAGACCGTAGCGCTTTTTGGGGCTACTGGTTTGGCCGAAATTGGCGGTGGTTGGCTCGTCTGGAAGGCAGTGCGGGATTCCAGCAAGCCCTGGTGGTGGGCAGTTGTCGGTAGCGCTGTCCTGATTATCTACGGATTCCTACCGACCCTTCAGACGATCGACTCCTTCGGTCGTATCTACGCTGTCTATGGAGGATTCTTTATCATTTTATCCTTCCTAGCGGGATGGCTTTTGGATGGAGATCGCCCGGATAAGGGAGATTGGATTGGAGGCACTGTTGCGCTGGTCGGCGTGTCGCTTGTCTTGTTCTGGCCTCGATGA